From Oscillatoria sp. FACHB-1406, the proteins below share one genomic window:
- the hemJ gene encoding protoporphyrinogen oxidase HemJ, translated as MAYQWFKAFHIIGIVVWFAGLFYLVRLFVYHAEANDKPEPARSILKEQYELMEKRLYYIITNPGMYVTVAMAIGLLWSQPSFLHDWWLHVKLGFVVLLIGYHHYCKRIMKKLAAGECNWTGQQFRIMNEAPTVLLVAIVLLAVFKNSLPLNWTTWAIAAMVVAMAAGIQLYAKKRRQDREKLESAA; from the coding sequence ATGGCTTATCAATGGTTTAAAGCATTTCACATTATCGGCATCGTCGTTTGGTTTGCCGGACTTTTTTATCTAGTACGTCTGTTCGTGTATCACGCCGAAGCCAACGATAAACCGGAACCCGCGCGCTCCATCCTCAAGGAACAGTACGAGTTGATGGAAAAACGCCTCTACTACATCATCACCAATCCGGGAATGTACGTCACCGTAGCAATGGCGATTGGTTTGCTTTGGAGCCAACCGAGCTTTCTTCACGATTGGTGGTTGCACGTCAAACTAGGGTTCGTGGTGCTGTTAATCGGCTACCATCACTATTGCAAGCGGATCATGAAAAAGTTAGCCGCTGGCGAATGCAATTGGACGGGACAGCAGTTCCGCATTATGAACGAAGCGCCGACGGTATTATTAGTTGCGATCGTACTGCTAGCTGTATTTAAAAATAGTTTACCCCTCAATTGGACGACTTGGGCGATCGCGGCGATGGTCGTAGCGATGGCTGCCGGAATCCAACTCTACGCGAAAAAGCGCCGTCAGGATCGCGAAAAGCTAGAAAGTGCCGCGTGA